A single region of the Streptomyces sp. NBC_00236 genome encodes:
- a CDS encoding GNAT family N-acetyltransferase, translating into MPMDVDVQTHARTLTLRSPDHVRVGPFAIRYNPDWSLKYANYAIPDQGAEPTPGELDALIAAFRELDRMPRLEFLPTWAPAVEPALLAAGFTVENRAPLLACAPGGLLPPKPVDGLVMAEPATDAEFDAAALVQHLGYGGTGEPEAGTAQWLRTAAADGGVAGLATVDGTPAGAGGCSVPVDGLSELAGLAVSADFRRRGIGAALSAHLTETAFARGCRVVWLEPGDADVERIYAAIGYRRIGEKLNISLDPEREGA; encoded by the coding sequence ATGCCCATGGACGTCGACGTCCAGACCCACGCCCGCACCCTCACGCTCCGCTCCCCGGACCACGTCCGGGTGGGCCCGTTCGCGATCCGCTACAACCCGGACTGGTCCCTCAAGTACGCCAATTACGCGATCCCCGACCAGGGCGCGGAACCGACACCCGGCGAACTCGACGCCCTGATCGCCGCCTTCCGCGAGCTGGACCGGATGCCGCGCCTGGAGTTCCTGCCCACCTGGGCGCCCGCGGTCGAACCCGCGCTGCTGGCCGCCGGGTTCACCGTGGAGAACCGCGCCCCGCTCCTGGCCTGCGCTCCCGGCGGACTGCTGCCGCCGAAGCCGGTGGACGGCCTGGTGATGGCCGAGCCCGCCACGGACGCGGAGTTCGACGCCGCCGCCCTCGTCCAGCACCTGGGCTACGGCGGGACGGGCGAGCCCGAGGCGGGTACCGCCCAGTGGCTGCGCACCGCCGCGGCGGACGGCGGGGTCGCCGGGCTCGCCACGGTCGACGGCACCCCGGCAGGTGCGGGCGGTTGCTCGGTCCCGGTCGACGGCCTCAGCGAGCTGGCCGGGCTCGCGGTCTCGGCGGACTTCCGGCGCCGCGGCATCGGGGCCGCGCTCTCCGCCCACCTGACGGAGACCGCGTTCGCGCGCGGCTGCCGGGTCGTCTGGCTGGAGCCGGGCGACGCCGACGTGGAGCGGATCTACGCGGCCATCGGCTACCGCCGGATCGGCGAGAAGCTGAACATCTCGCTCGACCCGGAACGGGAAGGCGCCTGA
- a CDS encoding C40 family peptidase, translating to MAAHRKPKQRPYTGSAARTAATLAFAGAATAAALPGSAHADPAPTPAQVKAQVDRLYREAEAATEQYNGAKEKAAATAKSVDALRDEAARRTERLNTAREALGSYAAAQYRSGGIDPAVQLALSSDPDQYLRRASYVERAGERRATEVRTVQRQVADVAQVRAEAAGELTELASRQAALKKHKATVRTKLAEARQLLARLSPTERAAYDASEGGRGAAHADRSAPRSTAQAPNARAAEAVAFAYTALGKPYVWGATGPSSFDCSGLTQAAYRSAGVSLPRTTYTQINAGRRVSRSELAPGDLVFFYSGITHVGLYIGNGQMIHAPRPGAPVRIAPIDHMPFAGATRVA from the coding sequence GTGGCAGCGCACCGGAAACCCAAGCAGCGCCCGTACACCGGCTCTGCTGCCCGCACAGCGGCGACACTCGCCTTCGCCGGGGCCGCGACCGCCGCCGCGTTGCCGGGATCCGCACACGCCGATCCGGCGCCCACGCCCGCCCAGGTGAAGGCCCAGGTCGACCGGCTGTACCGGGAGGCGGAGGCCGCCACCGAGCAGTACAACGGTGCCAAGGAGAAGGCCGCCGCCACCGCGAAGTCCGTCGACGCCCTGCGCGACGAGGCAGCCCGCAGGACCGAGCGGCTCAACACGGCACGCGAGGCGCTGGGTTCGTACGCCGCCGCGCAGTACCGCTCCGGCGGCATCGACCCCGCCGTGCAGCTGGCGCTCTCCTCGGACCCCGACCAGTACCTCCGGCGCGCCTCGTACGTCGAGCGGGCCGGCGAGCGGCGCGCCACCGAGGTACGCACCGTGCAGCGCCAGGTCGCGGACGTGGCCCAGGTCCGCGCCGAGGCCGCCGGCGAGCTGACCGAACTCGCGAGCCGCCAGGCCGCCCTGAAGAAGCACAAGGCGACGGTCCGCACCAAGCTCGCCGAGGCCCGGCAGCTGCTGGCCCGGCTCTCCCCCACCGAGCGCGCCGCCTACGACGCCTCGGAGGGCGGCCGCGGCGCCGCCCACGCCGACCGCAGCGCCCCGCGCTCCACGGCCCAGGCGCCCAACGCCCGCGCCGCCGAAGCGGTCGCCTTCGCGTACACGGCCCTCGGCAAGCCGTACGTCTGGGGCGCCACCGGCCCCTCCTCGTTCGACTGTTCCGGCCTCACCCAGGCCGCCTACCGCTCCGCGGGTGTCTCCCTGCCCCGGACCACGTACACCCAGATCAACGCGGGCCGGCGCGTGTCGCGCTCCGAACTCGCCCCCGGGGACCTGGTGTTCTTCTACTCGGGCATCACCCACGTCGGCCTGTACATCGGCAACGGCCAGATGATCCACGCCCCGCGCCCGGGCGCCCCGGTCCGCATCGCCCCGATCGACCACATGCCCTTCGCCGGAGCGACCCGGGTCGCGTAG
- a CDS encoding PspC domain-containing protein, producing the protein MPAATARAASSLAPDPEEPPQRKLYRSADGRLLGGVARGLAGHLGLPVAWVRFVFLGLFLADGLGSLLYAVFWIVVPLGVGGVDGPRSLFETAPDGTRRLRKPDKGQVFALIALFVGAMVFVGNVDMGSKADRYIWPTLLIGAGSVLVWRQADNARRARWMEVGSRRRVLHLARGLAGVALVGLGLAGFMVVRGSAAQLGNVITAAIAVLTGIALLAGPWLVRMTQDLSEERLMRIRAQERAEVAAHVHDSVLHTLTLIQRNAEDAGEVRRLARAQERELRNWLYNPEGTGKDEDDEPENLAEAVKRAAAEVEDKHGVPLEVVVVGDCPLDEKLTAQMQAAREAMVNAAKYGGEGGAVQVYAEVEGRTVFVSVRDRGPGFDLDSVPGDRMGVRESIIGRMQRNGGTARLRSVPGGGTEVELEMERTSDERDH; encoded by the coding sequence ATGCCAGCCGCCACCGCCCGAGCCGCAAGCTCCCTCGCCCCCGACCCGGAGGAGCCGCCCCAGCGCAAGCTGTACCGCAGCGCCGACGGACGGCTGCTCGGCGGTGTCGCACGCGGCCTCGCCGGGCACCTCGGGCTGCCGGTGGCCTGGGTGCGCTTCGTCTTCCTCGGACTGTTCCTCGCGGACGGCCTCGGCTCGCTCCTGTACGCGGTGTTCTGGATCGTCGTCCCGCTCGGCGTCGGCGGCGTGGACGGCCCGCGCTCCCTCTTCGAGACCGCCCCCGACGGCACCCGCAGACTCCGCAAACCCGACAAGGGCCAGGTCTTCGCCCTCATCGCACTGTTCGTCGGCGCCATGGTCTTCGTCGGCAACGTCGACATGGGCAGCAAGGCCGACCGCTACATCTGGCCCACTCTGCTGATCGGCGCCGGCTCCGTCCTGGTGTGGCGCCAGGCCGACAACGCCCGCCGCGCCCGCTGGATGGAGGTGGGCAGCCGCCGTCGGGTCCTGCACCTGGCCCGCGGCCTCGCCGGCGTCGCCCTGGTGGGCCTCGGCCTCGCCGGATTCATGGTCGTACGCGGCTCCGCCGCCCAGCTGGGCAACGTCATCACCGCGGCCATCGCCGTGCTCACCGGAATCGCCCTGCTGGCCGGCCCCTGGCTCGTCCGCATGACCCAGGACCTCTCCGAGGAACGCCTGATGCGCATCAGGGCCCAGGAACGCGCCGAGGTCGCCGCCCACGTCCACGACTCGGTGCTGCACACCCTCACCCTGATCCAGCGCAACGCCGAGGACGCCGGCGAGGTCCGCAGACTCGCCCGCGCCCAGGAACGCGAACTGCGCAACTGGCTGTACAACCCCGAAGGCACCGGCAAGGACGAGGACGACGAGCCCGAGAACCTGGCCGAGGCCGTCAAACGCGCCGCCGCCGAGGTCGAGGACAAGCACGGCGTCCCGCTGGAGGTCGTCGTCGTCGGCGACTGCCCGCTCGACGAGAAGCTGACCGCACAGATGCAGGCCGCACGCGAGGCGATGGTGAACGCCGCCAAGTACGGTGGCGAGGGCGGCGCCGTCCAGGTCTACGCGGAGGTCGAGGGCCGCACGGTCTTCGTCTCGGTCCGCGACCGGGGTCCGGGATTCGACCTGGATTCCGTACCGGGGGACAGAATGGGCGTACGAGAATCAATCATCGGCCGGATGCAGCGCAACGGCGGTACCGCACGGCTGCGTTCGGTGCCCGGTGGGGGCACGGAAGTCGAGCTGGAGATGGAGAGGACGAGCGATGAACGGGACCACTGA
- a CDS encoding LuxR C-terminal-related transcriptional regulator, which produces MNGTTEATGGHEGPERRVRVVLVDDHRMFRTGVQAEIGRTEETGVEVVGEAADVDQAVTVITATRPEVVLLDVHLPGGGGVEVLRRCAPFMGAVENPVRFLALSVSDAAEDVIGVIRGGARGYVTKTITGADLVDSVFRVQDGDAVFSPRLAGFVLDAFASTDAPPVDEDLDRLTQREREVLRLIARGYAYKEIAKQLFISVKTVESHVSAVLRKLQLSNRHELTRWATARRLV; this is translated from the coding sequence ATGAACGGGACCACTGAGGCGACCGGGGGCCACGAGGGCCCGGAGCGCCGGGTACGAGTCGTGCTCGTCGACGACCACCGGATGTTCCGCACCGGAGTGCAGGCCGAGATCGGCCGCACCGAGGAGACCGGTGTCGAGGTCGTCGGCGAGGCCGCCGACGTCGACCAGGCGGTCACCGTCATCACGGCGACCCGCCCCGAGGTCGTCCTCCTCGACGTCCACCTCCCGGGCGGCGGCGGCGTCGAGGTGCTGCGCCGCTGCGCGCCGTTCATGGGCGCGGTCGAGAACCCGGTGCGCTTCCTGGCGCTGTCCGTCTCGGACGCCGCGGAGGACGTCATCGGCGTCATCCGGGGCGGTGCCCGCGGCTATGTCACCAAGACCATCACCGGAGCCGACCTGGTCGACTCCGTCTTCCGGGTCCAGGACGGCGACGCGGTGTTCTCGCCCCGGCTGGCCGGCTTCGTCCTCGACGCCTTTGCCTCGACGGACGCCCCGCCGGTCGACGAGGACCTCGACCGGCTGACGCAGCGCGAGCGCGAGGTGCTGCGGCTGATCGCCCGCGGATACGCGTACAAGGAGATCGCCAAGCAGCTGTTCATCTCGGTGAAGACGGTCGAGTCGCACGTCTCGGCGGTGCTGCGCAAGCTCCAGCTCTCCAACCGGCACGAGCTGACGCGGTGGGCGACGGCCCGGCGACTGGTCTGA
- a CDS encoding PspC domain-containing protein, with product MTVPQEAPPGAAPPPGPAPQLYRSSRQKVVAGVCGGLGRYCNVDPVIFRIVLGVLSVTGGLGLIFYGFAWLLIPLEGEEENEARRLLSGRVEGSSLIAVLCALIGCGLFLSMLGNSGTLAFSAMLSVAVIGFTVWTQHRRTADPQEGTRPAADRAVSDAPPEVKAPPKPSGPSWWRDPIVKDGTTGPVGAGYLWGPPDAVLDGGAQGARRATADAPFLPPQRSRQIRGPRSIGGAVFVNAMIAGGLGTGLSWDDQPLGTSLQIGLAAALAVFGAGMLISAFVGRTGFGTLLMAMMTAGLLAGASTLPKDITTHWVREEWRPASVAAVQPRYQLGSGQAKLDLTRVTVPQGDTVRTEVEVGAGRVVVHVPRTAIVKVDARAGLGDVTLPGDRRQNDVDIRPSQNEHRTLPPPAGAKPAGTVELDLEVGIGQVEVIRAKS from the coding sequence ATGACCGTTCCCCAGGAAGCGCCGCCGGGCGCCGCGCCGCCCCCCGGGCCCGCACCGCAGCTGTACCGCAGCTCGCGGCAGAAGGTGGTGGCCGGGGTGTGCGGCGGGCTCGGCCGGTACTGCAACGTCGATCCGGTGATCTTCCGGATCGTCCTCGGTGTGCTCTCGGTGACCGGCGGTCTCGGGCTGATCTTCTACGGCTTCGCGTGGCTGCTGATCCCGCTGGAGGGCGAGGAGGAGAACGAGGCACGCCGGCTGCTGTCGGGCCGGGTCGAGGGGTCGTCGCTGATCGCGGTGCTGTGTGCGCTGATCGGCTGCGGGCTGTTCCTGTCCATGCTGGGCAACAGCGGCACGCTGGCGTTCTCCGCGATGCTCTCGGTCGCGGTCATCGGCTTCACCGTCTGGACGCAGCACCGCAGGACGGCCGATCCGCAGGAGGGGACACGTCCGGCGGCCGACCGTGCGGTGTCGGACGCGCCGCCCGAGGTGAAGGCGCCCCCGAAGCCGTCCGGCCCGTCCTGGTGGCGTGACCCGATCGTCAAGGACGGGACCACGGGGCCGGTCGGGGCGGGCTATCTGTGGGGGCCGCCGGATGCCGTGCTCGACGGCGGGGCGCAGGGTGCGCGCCGGGCGACGGCCGACGCCCCGTTCCTCCCGCCGCAGCGGTCGCGGCAGATCCGGGGACCGCGGTCCATCGGCGGTGCCGTCTTCGTCAACGCGATGATCGCGGGCGGTCTCGGCACGGGCCTGAGCTGGGACGACCAGCCGCTCGGTACGAGTCTTCAGATCGGCCTGGCCGCCGCGCTCGCGGTCTTCGGGGCCGGGATGCTGATCAGCGCTTTTGTCGGCCGGACCGGTTTCGGCACGCTCCTGATGGCGATGATGACGGCCGGTCTGCTCGCGGGAGCGTCCACGCTGCCCAAGGACATCACCACGCACTGGGTGCGCGAGGAGTGGCGGCCGGCGTCGGTCGCCGCGGTGCAGCCGCGCTACCAACTGGGTTCCGGGCAGGCGAAGCTGGATCTCACCCGGGTCACCGTGCCCCAGGGGGACACGGTGAGGACCGAGGTGGAGGTCGGTGCGGGCCGGGTCGTCGTGCACGTACCGAGGACGGCCATCGTGAAGGTGGACGCGCGGGCCGGTCTCGGCGACGTCACCCTGCCGGGCGACCGGCGCCAGAACGATGTGGACATCCGCCCCTCGCAGAACGAGCACCGGACGCTGCCGCCGCCCGCGGGCGCCAAGCCGGCCGGCACGGTCGAGCTCGATCTGGAAGTGGGCATCGGACAGGTGGAGGTCATCCGTGCCAAGTCGTGA